In Pomacea canaliculata isolate SZHN2017 linkage group LG12, ASM307304v1, whole genome shotgun sequence, a single genomic region encodes these proteins:
- the LOC112576827 gene encoding uncharacterized protein LOC112576827 isoform X2: MIVAWIAARRFHLFTKTHLFLEYQLCHKLQNLDFELRFYDSARSRRTHHVLQVFANNLLGSVAGMYLFREHLRNSSGSKVFGCWLHVQRFRQTRNLTKRREIFHEIQQCYLHATAFHKLSNRLCKVVAVELLSFPVVPHSETELSARLTTDHYVPSCEVDLSSPKALGLVHRVLLEALRAYWAPCYVMHVLSTQPFTILKELFRVPGGDIILSSSELKILIGRCALFSIQDGQDLIPKHGGAQFESDEWIFSLISSSSSTLSSASSSLTRGKTGGSSFDSVHCVESSDQKLLSRLCSSFLSSERQTTLTPVEECGQPKSADLLNLPSDKGETSSAVSLLRDDKVQVEVSRHHDDTSDEELAEVCAIGELLDTGDDSNQPVYDDEDDDKSKDSKPVPLPSAARRLEPASSSLPRESLEGTTATREDTRGTSGKSKVSDELEDDDRRLRLNLTILALKEMSFKPEPMLYLNQLLRHYLFGYRHLDQEKPVTDRRTLCLLACDDLAGSPFRSYLRGQDPRLHLSYFDFWSAMRRYQQLHDLYRMGNTMNTKYGPPIASLRTQHILYMVNRFFMGSGLDAKILQYRIRINILEDMKAARWSPLINSTLDVVSNVLGIPMMQFILNDRQDFRKHAIDSGTFEVKPKQGPKDKVVIESGLPKVFNSLLKRGTEAASQGAFANRRCLSDPWREDPKHDPDGDMECLRPTDSRGTKYNGVVGVLGEQHRLLAFQFLIVLREDLPDAQVCDVASLARIVRSDYGSLHIHCPSPVKTNYLTILRPERRTFSTTWLKQSSLPQNVPLRTTFSRLSTTVNVRQLLQIRQNRESSSFVLPPKPRTFSDILADETQFQAFKKYLRGKDQAQILSFCEDVQDARRVENSSDRDMIVQKIVEYHFKAGGEVANLIKQMGLSVSGIKKGDLPALIKAQLALEKQIQDKWFQTYIHEMYTKKVQFSIQSDDKKEDWLRKYLEESLGEAKEKDKLIVKARCKRIVGQSLKNKMRMDSLKDGEEIIESQTDEQEKSEEQSEEDRAESKEEDEYKSKGEYEKRKEKSRSISQRQKKGGKSRIPSSFNENEMLRKCFEQLLRVKTKEEKLKAQEKFKQAINEWLQMQQTQGSNEAKDDSKERSKEKSEECEEEESEDEKIEYESEQENEERQEKYQSISQRQKQRGKSRTRSKDNKVLFRKYIKKLILTVTYTKEKLKVKEKFKKEVNKCLKIKQTKDSDEAKEDSKEGSIEESDEESEADSEEESDTESEDESDTESEDESDTEREDESDTESEEESEAESEHEEGKEKSKMLLQRQKKRKTSRIQSDDKKDIFGKYLRKRLSEPNEKNRLKLKKMFQQMIIRSPKKKE, encoded by the exons AT GATAGTAGCATGGATAGCTGCGCGCAGGTTTCACCTGTTTACAAAGACACACCTCTTTCTGGAATATCAGCTGTGCCATAAACTGCAAAACCTCGACTTTGAGCTGCGGTTCTATGATTCTG CTCGCAGTAGGCGGACCCATCATGTACTGCAGGTGTTTGCAAACAACCTGCTGGGTAGCGTGGCTGGCATGTACCTGTTCCGTGAGCACCTCCGGAACTCCTCCGGCTCGAAAGTTTTTGGGTGCTGGCTACATGTGCAACGATTCCGACAGACGCGCAACTTGACGAAACGACGCGAGATATTCCACGAGATCCAGCAGTGCTATCTCCATGCTACGGCGTTTCACAAGCTGTCCAACAGGCTGTGCAAAGTAGTGGCCGTGg agctCCTGTCTTTTCCTGTGGTGCCACATTCTGAAACGGAGTTGTCAGCGCGACTTACGACTGATCACTATGTGCCCTCATGCGAAGTCGACCTCTCGTCACCTAAGGCCTTGGGACTGGTGCATCGAGTGCTTCTGGAAGCCTTGCGCGCTTACTGGGCTCCTTGTTACGTCATGCACGTGCTCTCCACCCAGCCCTTTACGATACTAAAG GAACTGTTCAGGGTTCCAGGAGGAGACATCATTCTGTCCTCGAGTGAACTGAAAATTCTTATCGGAAGGTGCGCACTGTTTAGCATCCAAGACGGTCAAGATTTAATACCGAAACATGGTGGTGCCCAGTTTGAGAGTGATGAGTGGATCTTTTCCTTAATCTCATCTTCTTCATCGACATTGTCGTCAGCGTCTTCATCTTTAACGCGTGGTAAGACCGGGGGAAGCTCCTTCGATAGCGTTCACTGCGTGGAATCAAGTGACCAGAAGCTCTTGTCACGACTGTGCTCCTCATTCTTGTCATCAGAGCGACAGACGACCTTAACCCCTGTGGAGGAGTGTGGGCAACCTAAGTCTGCAGATCTTTTGAATTTACCCTCAGATAAAG GAGAAACTTCGTCTGCAGTCTCTTTGCTTAGAGACGATAAAGTACAAGTAGAAGTCTCTCGGCATCACGATGACACCAGCGACGAGGAGCTGGCAGAGGTGTGTGCTATCGGAGAATTACTGGACACTGGAGACGACTCCAACCAGCCGGTatatgatgatgaggatgatgacaaGAGCAAGGACTCCAAACCAGTCCCCTTGCCCAGCGCTGCCCGCCGTTTGGAACCGGCTTCCTCAAGCTTGCCAAGAGAAAGTTTGGAGGGTACAACAGCTACCAGAGAGGACACCCGTGGCA CAAGCGGCAAGTCCAAGGTGTCAGACGAGCTGGAAGACGACGACAGAAGGTTGAGGTTGAACCTGACGATTCTGGCGCTGAAGGAGATGAGCTTCAAGCCCGAACCCATGCTTTACCTCAACCAGCTGCTGCGGCATTACCTCTTCGGCTATCGACACCTGGACCAAGAGAAGCCAGTGACTGACAG ACGAACCCTGTGCCTGCTGGCTTGCGACGACTTGGCCGGCAGTCCGTTCCGTTCTTACCTGCGTGGTCAGGACCCGCGGCTGCATCTCAGCTACTTTGACTTCTGGTCAGCTATGCGCCGATATCAGCAG CTCCACGACCTGTATCGAATGGGAAACACCATGAATACTAAGTATGGTCCTCCCATCGCTAGCTTGCGAACACAGCACATTCTTTATATGGTCAACAGATTTTTTATGGGCAGTGGTCTTGACGCTAAGATCTTACAATATAGAATTCGAATTAATATTCTGGAGGACATGAAGGCAGCCAGATGGTCACCCCTCATCAACTCAACTTTGGATGTCGTGTCCAAT GTTCTCGGTATCCCCATGATGCAGTTCATCCTCAACGACAGACAAGATTTTCGAAAGCACGCG ATCGATTCCGGAACCTTCGAGGTCAAGCCAAAGCAGGGTCCAAAAGACAAAGTTGTAATAGAATCG GGTCTTCCGAAAGTCTTTAATTCTTTGCTGAAGCGGGGAACCGAGGCGGCTTCGCAAGGAGCGTTTGCTAATCGCCGCTGTCTCTCAGATCCCTGGAGAGAGGATCCCAAACACGATCCAGATGGAGACATGGAATGTCTGCGACCCACGGATTCTCGTGGCACCAAGTATAACGGCGTTGTGGGTGTCCTGGGCGAACAGCATCGCTTGCTGGCCTTTCAGTTTCTTATCGTCCTGCGAGAAG ACCTACCAGACGCACAGGTCTGTGATGTGGCTTCTTTGGCAAGAATTGTGCGGTCTGACTATGGTAGCTTGCACATTCATTGCCCTTCTCCTGTCAAAACCA ATTATCTAACCATCCTTCGACCCGAAAGGCGGACTTTTAGCACGACGTGGCTAAAACAATCCTCTTTGCCCCAAAATGTTCCTCTTCGGACCACTTTCAGCAGGCTTAGTACAACTGTAAATGTGCGCCAGCTTCTACAGATAAGACAAAATAGAGAAAGCTCATCGTTTGTATTACCCCCAAAGCCAAG aacattttcagacattctggcgGACGAGACGCAGTTCCAAGCCTTCAAGAAGTATTTACGAGGTAAAGACCAGGCACAAATCCTCTCATTCTGCGAAGATGTACAAGACGCTCGGAGAGTTGAAAATTCCAGTGACCGGGACATGATTGTACAGAAAATTGTAGAGTACCACTTCAAAGCCGGTG GTGAGGTTGCAAACTTAATCAAACAGATGGGCTTAAGCGTGTCGGGCATTAAAAAAGGAGACCTCCCAGCTTTGATTAAAGCTCAGTTAGCTTTGGAGAAGCAGATACAAGATAAATG GTTTCAGACATATATACATGAGATGTACACAAAGAAAGTACAGTTTTCCATCCAGTCAGATGACAAAAAGGAGGATTGGTTAAGGAAATATCTTGAGGAAAGTTTAGGAGAAgcgaaagagaaagacaaattaatTGTCAAAGCGAGATGTAAGCGAATAGTAGGACAatctctgaaaaataaaatgagaatggATTCTTTAAAGGACGGAGAAGAGATCATAGAAAGTCAAACAGACGAGcaggaaaaaagtgaagaacAGAGTGAAGAAGACAGGGCAGAAAGCAAAGAAGAGGATGAATATAAAAGCAAAGGAGAAtacgaaaaaagaaaagaaaaatctcgAAGTATTTCACAGCGACAGAAAAAAGGGGGAAAGTCCCGCATCCCGTCAAGCTTTAATGAAAACGAAATGCTCAGGAAATGCTTTGAGCAACTATTAAGGGTAaaaactaaagaagaaaaattaaaggctCAAGAGAAATTTAAACAAGCAATCAACGAATGGCTTCAAATGCAACAAACACAAGGCTCTAATGAGGCCAAAGACGACAGCAAAGAACGCAGTAAAGAAAAGAGTGAAGAATGCGAAGAAGAAGAGAGTGAGGATGAAAAGATTGAATATGAAAGCGAACAAGAAAAcgaagaaagacaagaaaaatatcaaagtatTTCACAGCGACAGAAACAAAGGGGAAAGTCCCGCACCCGTTCAAAGGATAATAAAGTTTTGTTCAGGAAATACATTAAGAAACTTATATTAACGGTAACATATacgaaagaaaaattaaaagttaaagagaaatttaaaaaagaggtaaacaaatgtcttaaaataaaacaaacaaaagactccGATGAAGCCAAAGAAGACAGCAAAGAAGGTAGTATAGAAGAAAGTGACGAAGAGAGCGAGGCAGACAGTGAAGAAGAGAGTGACACAGAAAGTGAAGACGAGAGTGACACAGAAAGTGAAGACGAGAGtgacacagaaagagaagacgAGAGTGacacagaaagtgaagaagaaagcGAGGCAGAAAGTGAACatgaagaaggaaaggaaaaatcaaaaatgcttttacagcgacagaaaaaaagaaaaacttcccGCATCCAGTCAGACGATAAAAAAGATATCTTCGGGAAATACCTTAGAAAAAGATTAAGTGAACCTAATGAAAAGAACAGattaaagctaaaaaaaatgtttcaacaaatgataataagatctcctaaaaaaaaagaataa
- the LOC112576827 gene encoding uncharacterized protein LOC112576827 isoform X1 — protein sequence MSGVGELLSKASEREERLRKTEEFLAKHLHDRLFVDYFNVFLNLPVFGQRMLLKLHDGHFIFDPPVFTEVNHDRIVAWIAARRFHLFTKTHLFLEYQLCHKLQNLDFELRFYDSARSRRTHHVLQVFANNLLGSVAGMYLFREHLRNSSGSKVFGCWLHVQRFRQTRNLTKRREIFHEIQQCYLHATAFHKLSNRLCKVVAVELLSFPVVPHSETELSARLTTDHYVPSCEVDLSSPKALGLVHRVLLEALRAYWAPCYVMHVLSTQPFTILKELFRVPGGDIILSSSELKILIGRCALFSIQDGQDLIPKHGGAQFESDEWIFSLISSSSSTLSSASSSLTRGKTGGSSFDSVHCVESSDQKLLSRLCSSFLSSERQTTLTPVEECGQPKSADLLNLPSDKGETSSAVSLLRDDKVQVEVSRHHDDTSDEELAEVCAIGELLDTGDDSNQPVYDDEDDDKSKDSKPVPLPSAARRLEPASSSLPRESLEGTTATREDTRGTSGKSKVSDELEDDDRRLRLNLTILALKEMSFKPEPMLYLNQLLRHYLFGYRHLDQEKPVTDRRTLCLLACDDLAGSPFRSYLRGQDPRLHLSYFDFWSAMRRYQQLHDLYRMGNTMNTKYGPPIASLRTQHILYMVNRFFMGSGLDAKILQYRIRINILEDMKAARWSPLINSTLDVVSNVLGIPMMQFILNDRQDFRKHAIDSGTFEVKPKQGPKDKVVIESGLPKVFNSLLKRGTEAASQGAFANRRCLSDPWREDPKHDPDGDMECLRPTDSRGTKYNGVVGVLGEQHRLLAFQFLIVLREDLPDAQVCDVASLARIVRSDYGSLHIHCPSPVKTNYLTILRPERRTFSTTWLKQSSLPQNVPLRTTFSRLSTTVNVRQLLQIRQNRESSSFVLPPKPRTFSDILADETQFQAFKKYLRGKDQAQILSFCEDVQDARRVENSSDRDMIVQKIVEYHFKAGGEVANLIKQMGLSVSGIKKGDLPALIKAQLALEKQIQDKWFQTYIHEMYTKKVQFSIQSDDKKEDWLRKYLEESLGEAKEKDKLIVKARCKRIVGQSLKNKMRMDSLKDGEEIIESQTDEQEKSEEQSEEDRAESKEEDEYKSKGEYEKRKEKSRSISQRQKKGGKSRIPSSFNENEMLRKCFEQLLRVKTKEEKLKAQEKFKQAINEWLQMQQTQGSNEAKDDSKERSKEKSEECEEEESEDEKIEYESEQENEERQEKYQSISQRQKQRGKSRTRSKDNKVLFRKYIKKLILTVTYTKEKLKVKEKFKKEVNKCLKIKQTKDSDEAKEDSKEGSIEESDEESEADSEEESDTESEDESDTESEDESDTEREDESDTESEEESEAESEHEEGKEKSKMLLQRQKKRKTSRIQSDDKKDIFGKYLRKRLSEPNEKNRLKLKKMFQQMIIRSPKKKE from the exons ATGTCCGGTGTTGGCGAGCTTCTGAGCAAAGCAAGTGAGAGAG aGGAGAGGTTGAGAAAGACGGAGGAGTTTCTAGCCAAGCATCTCCACGATCGCTTGTTTGTGGACTACTTCAATGTTTTTCTCAACTTGCCG GTGTTTGGTCAAAGAATGCTGCTCAAGCTGCACGATGGACACTTTATATTTGACCCTCCAGTTTTCACAGAAGTGAAT CATGACAGGATAGTAGCATGGATAGCTGCGCGCAGGTTTCACCTGTTTACAAAGACACACCTCTTTCTGGAATATCAGCTGTGCCATAAACTGCAAAACCTCGACTTTGAGCTGCGGTTCTATGATTCTG CTCGCAGTAGGCGGACCCATCATGTACTGCAGGTGTTTGCAAACAACCTGCTGGGTAGCGTGGCTGGCATGTACCTGTTCCGTGAGCACCTCCGGAACTCCTCCGGCTCGAAAGTTTTTGGGTGCTGGCTACATGTGCAACGATTCCGACAGACGCGCAACTTGACGAAACGACGCGAGATATTCCACGAGATCCAGCAGTGCTATCTCCATGCTACGGCGTTTCACAAGCTGTCCAACAGGCTGTGCAAAGTAGTGGCCGTGg agctCCTGTCTTTTCCTGTGGTGCCACATTCTGAAACGGAGTTGTCAGCGCGACTTACGACTGATCACTATGTGCCCTCATGCGAAGTCGACCTCTCGTCACCTAAGGCCTTGGGACTGGTGCATCGAGTGCTTCTGGAAGCCTTGCGCGCTTACTGGGCTCCTTGTTACGTCATGCACGTGCTCTCCACCCAGCCCTTTACGATACTAAAG GAACTGTTCAGGGTTCCAGGAGGAGACATCATTCTGTCCTCGAGTGAACTGAAAATTCTTATCGGAAGGTGCGCACTGTTTAGCATCCAAGACGGTCAAGATTTAATACCGAAACATGGTGGTGCCCAGTTTGAGAGTGATGAGTGGATCTTTTCCTTAATCTCATCTTCTTCATCGACATTGTCGTCAGCGTCTTCATCTTTAACGCGTGGTAAGACCGGGGGAAGCTCCTTCGATAGCGTTCACTGCGTGGAATCAAGTGACCAGAAGCTCTTGTCACGACTGTGCTCCTCATTCTTGTCATCAGAGCGACAGACGACCTTAACCCCTGTGGAGGAGTGTGGGCAACCTAAGTCTGCAGATCTTTTGAATTTACCCTCAGATAAAG GAGAAACTTCGTCTGCAGTCTCTTTGCTTAGAGACGATAAAGTACAAGTAGAAGTCTCTCGGCATCACGATGACACCAGCGACGAGGAGCTGGCAGAGGTGTGTGCTATCGGAGAATTACTGGACACTGGAGACGACTCCAACCAGCCGGTatatgatgatgaggatgatgacaaGAGCAAGGACTCCAAACCAGTCCCCTTGCCCAGCGCTGCCCGCCGTTTGGAACCGGCTTCCTCAAGCTTGCCAAGAGAAAGTTTGGAGGGTACAACAGCTACCAGAGAGGACACCCGTGGCA CAAGCGGCAAGTCCAAGGTGTCAGACGAGCTGGAAGACGACGACAGAAGGTTGAGGTTGAACCTGACGATTCTGGCGCTGAAGGAGATGAGCTTCAAGCCCGAACCCATGCTTTACCTCAACCAGCTGCTGCGGCATTACCTCTTCGGCTATCGACACCTGGACCAAGAGAAGCCAGTGACTGACAG ACGAACCCTGTGCCTGCTGGCTTGCGACGACTTGGCCGGCAGTCCGTTCCGTTCTTACCTGCGTGGTCAGGACCCGCGGCTGCATCTCAGCTACTTTGACTTCTGGTCAGCTATGCGCCGATATCAGCAG CTCCACGACCTGTATCGAATGGGAAACACCATGAATACTAAGTATGGTCCTCCCATCGCTAGCTTGCGAACACAGCACATTCTTTATATGGTCAACAGATTTTTTATGGGCAGTGGTCTTGACGCTAAGATCTTACAATATAGAATTCGAATTAATATTCTGGAGGACATGAAGGCAGCCAGATGGTCACCCCTCATCAACTCAACTTTGGATGTCGTGTCCAAT GTTCTCGGTATCCCCATGATGCAGTTCATCCTCAACGACAGACAAGATTTTCGAAAGCACGCG ATCGATTCCGGAACCTTCGAGGTCAAGCCAAAGCAGGGTCCAAAAGACAAAGTTGTAATAGAATCG GGTCTTCCGAAAGTCTTTAATTCTTTGCTGAAGCGGGGAACCGAGGCGGCTTCGCAAGGAGCGTTTGCTAATCGCCGCTGTCTCTCAGATCCCTGGAGAGAGGATCCCAAACACGATCCAGATGGAGACATGGAATGTCTGCGACCCACGGATTCTCGTGGCACCAAGTATAACGGCGTTGTGGGTGTCCTGGGCGAACAGCATCGCTTGCTGGCCTTTCAGTTTCTTATCGTCCTGCGAGAAG ACCTACCAGACGCACAGGTCTGTGATGTGGCTTCTTTGGCAAGAATTGTGCGGTCTGACTATGGTAGCTTGCACATTCATTGCCCTTCTCCTGTCAAAACCA ATTATCTAACCATCCTTCGACCCGAAAGGCGGACTTTTAGCACGACGTGGCTAAAACAATCCTCTTTGCCCCAAAATGTTCCTCTTCGGACCACTTTCAGCAGGCTTAGTACAACTGTAAATGTGCGCCAGCTTCTACAGATAAGACAAAATAGAGAAAGCTCATCGTTTGTATTACCCCCAAAGCCAAG aacattttcagacattctggcgGACGAGACGCAGTTCCAAGCCTTCAAGAAGTATTTACGAGGTAAAGACCAGGCACAAATCCTCTCATTCTGCGAAGATGTACAAGACGCTCGGAGAGTTGAAAATTCCAGTGACCGGGACATGATTGTACAGAAAATTGTAGAGTACCACTTCAAAGCCGGTG GTGAGGTTGCAAACTTAATCAAACAGATGGGCTTAAGCGTGTCGGGCATTAAAAAAGGAGACCTCCCAGCTTTGATTAAAGCTCAGTTAGCTTTGGAGAAGCAGATACAAGATAAATG GTTTCAGACATATATACATGAGATGTACACAAAGAAAGTACAGTTTTCCATCCAGTCAGATGACAAAAAGGAGGATTGGTTAAGGAAATATCTTGAGGAAAGTTTAGGAGAAgcgaaagagaaagacaaattaatTGTCAAAGCGAGATGTAAGCGAATAGTAGGACAatctctgaaaaataaaatgagaatggATTCTTTAAAGGACGGAGAAGAGATCATAGAAAGTCAAACAGACGAGcaggaaaaaagtgaagaacAGAGTGAAGAAGACAGGGCAGAAAGCAAAGAAGAGGATGAATATAAAAGCAAAGGAGAAtacgaaaaaagaaaagaaaaatctcgAAGTATTTCACAGCGACAGAAAAAAGGGGGAAAGTCCCGCATCCCGTCAAGCTTTAATGAAAACGAAATGCTCAGGAAATGCTTTGAGCAACTATTAAGGGTAaaaactaaagaagaaaaattaaaggctCAAGAGAAATTTAAACAAGCAATCAACGAATGGCTTCAAATGCAACAAACACAAGGCTCTAATGAGGCCAAAGACGACAGCAAAGAACGCAGTAAAGAAAAGAGTGAAGAATGCGAAGAAGAAGAGAGTGAGGATGAAAAGATTGAATATGAAAGCGAACAAGAAAAcgaagaaagacaagaaaaatatcaaagtatTTCACAGCGACAGAAACAAAGGGGAAAGTCCCGCACCCGTTCAAAGGATAATAAAGTTTTGTTCAGGAAATACATTAAGAAACTTATATTAACGGTAACATATacgaaagaaaaattaaaagttaaagagaaatttaaaaaagaggtaaacaaatgtcttaaaataaaacaaacaaaagactccGATGAAGCCAAAGAAGACAGCAAAGAAGGTAGTATAGAAGAAAGTGACGAAGAGAGCGAGGCAGACAGTGAAGAAGAGAGTGACACAGAAAGTGAAGACGAGAGTGACACAGAAAGTGAAGACGAGAGtgacacagaaagagaagacgAGAGTGacacagaaagtgaagaagaaagcGAGGCAGAAAGTGAACatgaagaaggaaaggaaaaatcaaaaatgcttttacagcgacagaaaaaaagaaaaacttcccGCATCCAGTCAGACGATAAAAAAGATATCTTCGGGAAATACCTTAGAAAAAGATTAAGTGAACCTAATGAAAAGAACAGattaaagctaaaaaaaatgtttcaacaaatgataataagatctcctaaaaaaaaagaataa